Proteins encoded in a region of the Corallococcus soli genome:
- a CDS encoding OmpH family outer membrane protein, giving the protein MSLRSTLAVTAAVLSLALPVAASAADLKVAYVDLQRVLLEVDDGKAAKLRLQKWLEARQKEIDAEQDTLRKEKELLDKQASAMSEATRTQKATELQKKVMELAQKYERSRAEAANKERQEMEPIISRIDQVIATIAERDGLGFVLDKRDSGIVFALGQYDISNEVVRSYNNAKKSSPVAKDAPVKK; this is encoded by the coding sequence ATGTCGCTTCGAAGCACCCTGGCGGTCACCGCCGCTGTCCTGTCGCTCGCCCTCCCGGTTGCCGCTTCGGCCGCCGACCTCAAGGTGGCCTACGTCGACCTGCAGCGCGTGCTGCTGGAGGTGGACGACGGAAAGGCCGCCAAGCTGCGCCTGCAGAAGTGGCTGGAGGCCCGCCAGAAGGAGATCGACGCGGAGCAGGACACGCTGCGCAAGGAGAAGGAACTCCTCGACAAGCAGGCCAGCGCCATGAGCGAGGCCACCCGCACGCAGAAGGCCACCGAGCTCCAGAAGAAGGTCATGGAGCTGGCGCAGAAGTACGAGCGCAGCCGCGCCGAGGCGGCCAACAAGGAGCGCCAGGAGATGGAGCCCATCATCTCCCGCATCGACCAGGTCATCGCGACCATCGCGGAGCGGGACGGCCTGGGCTTCGTGCTGGACAAGCGCGACTCCGGCATCGTCTTCGCGCTGGGCCAGTACGACATCTCCAACGAGGTCGTGCGCAGCTACAACAACGCCAAGAAGTCCTCGCCGGTGGCCAAGGACGCCCCGGTCAAGAAGTAG
- the lpxA gene encoding acyl-ACP--UDP-N-acetylglucosamine O-acyltransferase — translation MAQVHPTAVVHPGARLHDTVVVGPFSVIGEHVVIGAGSRIGPHVVIEGRTTLGERNHLFQFCSVGAAPQDLKYAGEDTELIIGDDNQIREFVTVNLGTVSGGGATRLGHRNLLLANSHIAHDCEVGNEVLLANGAALAGHVVVEDAVKISGLVAVHQFTRLGRYAFISGGSMVTMDVPPYCTVQGDRATLVGLNTVGLERGGFTEEQIGRVKEAYRILFRSKLGLQDALAQLRGELSSHPEVEHLVKFVEQSKRGVTR, via the coding sequence ATGGCGCAGGTTCATCCCACCGCGGTCGTCCATCCGGGGGCCCGCCTCCACGACACCGTCGTCGTGGGGCCGTTCTCGGTCATCGGTGAGCACGTCGTCATCGGCGCGGGCTCGCGCATCGGGCCGCACGTCGTCATCGAGGGCCGCACGACGCTCGGTGAGCGCAACCACCTCTTCCAGTTCTGCTCGGTGGGCGCCGCGCCCCAGGACTTGAAGTACGCGGGCGAAGACACCGAACTCATCATCGGCGACGACAACCAGATCCGTGAGTTCGTCACGGTGAACCTGGGCACGGTGTCGGGCGGCGGGGCCACGCGCCTGGGCCACCGCAACCTGCTGCTCGCCAACAGCCACATCGCGCACGACTGCGAAGTGGGCAACGAGGTCCTCCTCGCCAACGGCGCCGCGCTCGCGGGCCACGTGGTGGTGGAGGACGCGGTGAAGATCTCCGGCCTCGTCGCGGTGCACCAGTTCACCCGGCTGGGCCGCTACGCGTTCATCTCCGGCGGCTCCATGGTCACCATGGACGTGCCCCCGTACTGCACGGTGCAGGGCGACCGCGCCACGCTCGTGGGCCTCAACACCGTGGGCCTGGAGCGCGGCGGCTTCACCGAGGAGCAGATTGGCCGCGTGAAGGAGGCCTACCGCATCCTCTTCCGCTCCAAGCTGGGGCTCCAGGACGCGCTCGCGCAGCTGCGCGGTGAGCTGTCCAGCCACCCGGAGGTGGAGCACCTGGTGAAGTTCGTGGAGCAGAGCAAGCGCGGCGTGACGCGCTAG
- the fabZ gene encoding 3-hydroxyacyl-ACP dehydratase FabZ, producing MDISEIQSLLPHRYPFLLVDRVVEIVPGQKLTAYKNVTINEPFFNGHFPGHPVMPGVLILEALAQATAILAYKTEAMDPSRLVTYLMGVDNARFRKPVVPGDRLQLDIEVIRHKGAIWKTRGLATVDGVKVAEGEFLATVVDKNKAAKGDESAAS from the coding sequence ATGGACATCAGCGAGATCCAGAGCCTGCTGCCGCACCGCTACCCGTTCCTCCTGGTGGACCGGGTGGTGGAGATCGTGCCGGGCCAGAAGCTCACGGCGTACAAGAACGTCACCATCAACGAGCCCTTCTTCAACGGCCACTTCCCGGGCCACCCCGTCATGCCGGGCGTGCTGATCCTCGAAGCGCTCGCCCAGGCGACGGCCATCCTTGCGTACAAGACGGAAGCCATGGATCCGTCGCGGCTGGTGACGTACCTGATGGGCGTGGACAACGCGCGCTTCCGCAAGCCGGTGGTGCCCGGGGACAGGCTCCAGCTGGACATCGAGGTCATCCGTCACAAGGGCGCCATCTGGAAGACCCGGGGCCTGGCGACGGTGGACGGCGTGAAGGTGGCGGAAGGCGAGTTCCTCGCCACGGTGGTGGACAAGAACAAGGCCGCCAAGGGCGACGAGAGCGCGGCGTCGTAG
- the lpxD gene encoding UDP-3-O-(3-hydroxymyristoyl)glucosamine N-acyltransferase: protein MPSAPSAHRLGDIAAHVRGELLGDPGLLVHGLNGLEEAAPGEVSFYGNPRYRKQFEATRASAVLVGMDTQARDGVALVRVHNPHLAYAKLLALLHPVARPQAGIHPSAHVHPEATVHPEASVRAGAVVERGAQVGARTVLHPGAYVGEDARVGDDCVLYPHATVRERCVVGSRVILHASSVVGADGFGFAFNAEGDAGPEHFKIPQVGIVRIEDDVEVGACTCIDRATVGETVVGRGTKLDNLVQIAHNVRVGPLSLICAQAGVSGSAEVGTGVVLAGQVGVVGHIRVGDLAKVGAQSGVAHDVPDGQVVSGSPAIPHRDWLRASAASGQLADLLKEVRALRRRVEMLEKEKGG from the coding sequence GTGCCCTCCGCACCTTCCGCGCACCGGCTGGGGGACATCGCCGCCCACGTCCGGGGTGAGCTCCTCGGCGACCCCGGACTGCTCGTCCACGGCCTGAACGGGCTGGAGGAAGCAGCTCCCGGGGAGGTGTCGTTCTACGGCAACCCCCGCTACCGCAAGCAGTTCGAGGCCACCCGCGCCTCGGCCGTGCTGGTGGGGATGGACACCCAGGCCCGTGACGGCGTGGCGCTGGTGCGGGTGCACAATCCGCATCTGGCGTACGCGAAGCTGCTGGCCCTGCTCCACCCCGTCGCCCGGCCGCAAGCCGGCATCCACCCGTCCGCCCACGTCCACCCGGAGGCCACGGTGCACCCGGAGGCGTCCGTGCGCGCCGGGGCGGTGGTGGAGAGGGGCGCCCAGGTCGGCGCCCGGACGGTGCTGCACCCCGGCGCCTACGTGGGCGAGGACGCGCGCGTGGGTGACGACTGCGTGCTCTACCCCCATGCCACGGTGCGCGAGCGCTGCGTCGTGGGCTCGCGCGTCATCCTCCACGCCTCGTCGGTGGTGGGCGCGGACGGGTTCGGCTTCGCGTTCAACGCCGAAGGCGACGCGGGACCGGAGCACTTCAAGATTCCCCAGGTGGGCATCGTCCGCATCGAGGACGACGTGGAGGTGGGGGCCTGCACCTGCATCGACCGCGCGACGGTGGGTGAAACGGTGGTGGGCCGGGGCACGAAGCTCGACAATCTCGTGCAGATCGCCCACAACGTGCGCGTGGGCCCGCTGTCGCTCATCTGTGCGCAGGCGGGCGTGTCGGGGTCGGCGGAGGTGGGCACCGGCGTGGTGCTCGCGGGGCAGGTGGGCGTGGTGGGCCACATCCGCGTGGGAGACCTGGCCAAGGTGGGCGCGCAGTCCGGCGTCGCCCATGACGTCCCGGACGGACAGGTCGTCAGTGGCAGTCCCGCCATCCCCCACCGCGACTGGCTGCGTGCCAGTGCCGCGTCGGGGCAGCTGGCGGACCTGCTCAAGGAAGTGCGCGCCCTGCGCCGCAGGGTGGAGATGCTCGAGAAGGAGAAGGGCGGATGA